In Camelina sativa cultivar DH55 chromosome 17, Cs, whole genome shotgun sequence, the genomic stretch GCAGCTCGTGAGAAAAGCATAGAGTAACACGTTGCTTACAGGTCAATATACTCAAGCGTGTACTCGAGGAGGTTGAGAAAGTGATGCAGGAGTTTAAATGCACCCTTTACAGGTCTATGGAAGATCCAAAAATAGATTTTACGAGTGTGAGTTCACTATTACTACTTCTATTATAATGTGAAACATGGAATGTACATTCCATCTTTCATTCAAAGAAGTTAAGGATCCtggtgcattttttttttataagttcgCTATCATTTAAGTGTACAATACAAGTTTTCATGTTTCCCTTTTGTAAGATTATGAGTCACCAAATTCATATTTATACAAGACATTTATGTATTTTGTCTCTCCCTTTTCTTCCTCTGCTGGATGCTAAAACTCTTTTGCTTTATTTAGCTGGAAAACACTGTGAGGCTTTTGCTGGAGCTGGAGCCCGAATCAGATCCTGTTTGGCATTACTTAAATGTTCAGGTTAGTGTATTAGACGTTGTTACTCTTTTCACTACCGCTTTCCTAAGTTAGTGCTGAGTAGTGTTTAGTTTCCTGCTAGTTTTGCTTTTAATATCCTGGCTCTCTTAGCCTCTGCTATTTTTCATCTCTTTTCCTTCATATTTGTGGTCTTACTTGGCACCTCTTTAGAAACACACACCACATACAGTTTCTCAGACTATTTATCTAAAGTTTTCTGGTTCATTCTTTTATCAGAACCAAAGGATCCATGGACTGCTTGAAAAGTGTACATTTGATCATGAAGCAAGGATGGAAATTTTGCGCAACCAGGTGCATGAGAGAGCTCTCTCTGACGCGAAGTGGcgacaaattcaacaaaatggTGTTCAACTTGTGAGTTCAAATGTGAAGGCAGCTGTATTACTACAATATATGCAAGATTCAGGTTTAAAGATGATAACAATTTGTATTTTCTTCAATCCTTCAGTCAGATGACACGTCTTCTATAGAAGATAATCAAGTTCAAGTTGACCTACCATCAGTAGAGTCGGCAGGGAAAGAACATGATGCTTTGAGGGGAAGATATATCAAAAGATTGACTGCTGCAATCGTATATCATCTCCCTGCATTTTGGAAAACAGCTCTTTCTATTTTCAATGGGAAATTTGCCAAGGTATATGATACTCCTATGTGCTCTGCCCCTGCAATATATAAACtttgtattacaattttgtatGCTGAGGGCAGTGcctatttctttctttattcaaATGGAGCTAAATCTTtactttgatttgatttctacAAATTCAGTCTTCCCAAGTTAATGATATCAGTAAAGCTGAGGAGAAGGTGGAAGAGGTGAGGTATATAAGTCATTCTTTGGAAGAAGTCGCTGGGATGATACGCAATACCATTTCTGTTTATGAAGAAAAGGTCATCTCCTTTTCTGTCAACTGATGTTTTCATGTCTTTTCTCTGCCATACTGGAAAGATGAACCTGTcatctgttttcattcattagTTCTAATACTTTCCCCCCTGATTATGATTGTGTAGGTGCAAATCACATTTCATGATTTTGACGAATCATACATTCTCCACCCATATATGAGTGATGCCATCAACGAAGTATCAAAAGCATGCCAAGCTTTTGAGGCCAAAGAGTCAGCTCCCCATAGTGCTGGTATGTGAATCTCTTCTGAAGCTTGAGCTTGttgttttggtaaaatataCTGAGATTATGTATACACGTTTTGGTTCTGGCAGTCATGGCACTAAGAAAAGTTAAAGTGGAAATCACTAAAATATACATCCAAAGGCTTTGCTCTTGGATGAGGGCGTCTACAGAAGAAATATCAAAGGAAGAGACGTGGATCCCAGTTTCTATGCTTGAAAGGAATAGATCTCCATATTCCATCTCTTACCTGCCCCTTGCATTCCGTTCAGTTATCATCTCTGGGATGGAACAAATTAATCTGTAAGTTTCTAGCATCTTGCAGTTACTTgtatatatccttttttttagTCAAACTTACATGTATATATCCAAATACTTAATCTTATGTACATTAATAGTTACAACTTGTTTCTATTACTTTGTAAGAGTTCTTTATATCTATGATGCTAGCTAGACAGTActctacttctctctctctctagttagAGAACAAAATGACAGTTACCAAATTgccatttttataattttggttgtCCGTACTATAATCACAAATTATACTCATATGACTAGTGTACAAGTGGAGAATAAGATACAAGCTATCTCATGAGGTGTTGCCTTATATGGCTGCTGATTTCTGCATACTATGTTTACTCCAGGATGATTCTATCTTTTAAAGGTGAAGCTGCTAGATCAGAAGATATGATTGCTCATATTGAGGAAATCCTGATATCTGTTAGACTTGCCTTTTTGAACTGCTTTCTGGATTTTGCTGGTAAGCCTTTTACACCAAACTTTCATGATAATACATGTATAGTTGTATACtgttcagaaaaaaaagaaatgtcgATAGTTATgttgatattctttttttccatatatGTAGCTCACTTGGAGCAAATTGGTGCTGACCTTTCTCAAGGCACCTCAAAGCGAGAGAGTTGGCAAAATGGATATCCGAACGACCACCAAGAAGAACCATCAATCAATGCTCCTGAAAGTGTCGTTGATCCTCACAAGCAGTTGCTGATGATCTTAAGTAATATAGGTTATTGCCAAGACGAACTTGCCTCTGAGCTTTACAACAAGTACAAATATACTTGGTCACAGTCGAGGTGGGTCTCTTTCTAATTGAACTTCATTGGTGCTTTTTTTAACATCAACATTTTCCTATCTCTGCTGTAACCGGTAGAGAAGTTGGACAAACTTATTCATGCTTATTGTCTCAAATCTCAACCACGATAGTCAGTACCAATGtcgtaattttataatcaaaagttTGAATGTCAGTGAGAAATTTTATATGGCATTATAGTTAACTGGCTAATCCCATTCGTCTCTTAAATCTTCCAGGGAAGTTGATGACGACAACAGTGATCTTCAAGATCTAATGATGTCTTTCTCTGGTCTTGGAGAGAAGGTCCTTGAACATTACACTTTTGCTAAGGTAATGCCTGCCTaagttagttttagttttgcgCTGTGTGTTAAAGAAATGATACGGTTCTATCGAAGGATAGAAAAAGGAAGATTATTTTCCTAAATCCTTTCCTTTTGCTTCCATATATCTTGTACACAGGCAAACTTGATCAGAACCGCTGCAACAAATTATTTGCTGGACTCTGGTATTCAGTGGGGTGCGGCACCTCCGGTAAAAGTAAGTTGGAAATTCACTCTCAGCTGTGACTTTCTTGTTCCTTGGTATAAACAATGAAAATATACTTGACCTATTTTCTGAAGAAACGATAACTAAACCTTTCTTCAGGGCATACGAGATAATGCTGTTGAGCTGTTACACACTCTGGTTGCTGTCCATGCAGAGGTAATACCGTTGCTTCATCTTACCAAGAGAGTTAGACATTCGAATTTCTATAAAAATTGCTTCTAAACATCACACTTGAGTAATCCTAGAGCTAAACCCAGTTAAACTTATACTAAGAACAATAATTTACAGGTATTTGCGGGTGCCAAACCACTCCTGGACAAAATTCTTGGCACTTTGGTCGAAGGTCTGATTGATACTTTTCTCAGTCTTCTGGAAGAAAACAGATCTGACGACCTGAGTTCAATAGATGCAAATGGTTTCTGCCAATTGATGCTTGAGGTAAATAAAACTTGTTGGTCTTCTCAACTTTATTTGAGTGAATGGGTTAATACGTAAACTAGTTATGATGCGTATCTGATTTTACAAACTATGATGCAGCTAGAGTACTTTGAGACTATACTGAACCCATATTTGACGGTCGATGCAACCGAGTCACTTAAGTCTCTGCAAGGAGCTGTGTTAGAGAAAGCTACAGAGAGTATAAGCGAGACAGTCGAGAACAGCCCGGGAAGGCATCAACGGAAACCAACACGTGGCAGTGAAGATGCAATTTCAGATGACAAACAATCATCCGTATCCCCAGATGACCTCCTTGTAAGAACACTTATCCTTAACCACCACTTGATATGTACCATCTTCAATACTTAAAACCGGTTACAGATTCAACTAAAAGCGGTTTTGCTTGGCCACTGTTGCTGCTTTAGGCTCTTGCACAGCAATGTACAAGCGGAATGCTTCAATTGGAGCTAGAGAAAACCCGTTTGAACAGTGCATGTTTCGTTGAGACCATTCCGTTGGATCCAATGCCGGCAGATGCCTACTCCAGAACATCGATGGATTCTCCGAGCAGAAACTATAGAGAGCCACAGTCAGTGGGTTCTCCGGTTCAAGCCAGACCAAGGCGAAGATAAGAACTTCTCTTTCTTACTCTGATTCGAAGCGCATTGGTGATCATGGCAAGTTTTTCTCAATACTGTATTCGTTCTAATTGATTATACATCACTAATCTTGTTTTTTCACtgtaaatttacatgtttacaACATTAACTTTCCTCATGAAATCGATCTTGTTTGTGTTTTCATCCTCCTGAACCATGTATCAGATTTAAAACTTTAACCGATCACATACGGTAAGAAAGTTGACAATACGGAGTACGTTACACACTGCTTCTACTATAACAAAGCGCTCGTTACCAAAATCCGAATACGATATCTCTGCTACATTCGGTTTTAGATGTTTgacatcaaagaaaacaaaccacACAATTACAATTCAAGAGCTAAAAGTAATCAGAAAAAAGTGCATCTACTCGGCTCCAAATTTGTTCACTAAGATCCCGGCAAAGAACATTTAGGTTGTTCTCAAAGGCGGCGACACCAATATCACTCCATCTCCCCTCACGAATAGAAATGGAAGCGTTCGCTTCGTAGTCTGACAAAAGAAAATTCCATCAGCAGAAAGATCATACAACTGTACAGTTAAAATCGATCCATCATCTCATTTTGGAATCAAAGAGCCTAGTAAGTACGATTCTAATCATAAGCTAAAACATCAACATTTGTTTCAAGTAGAGTTACTAAAGAGCTAATGAAGACTGAACACTCTATGTATCCAGAAGCAGTAACTTCGACAAGTGTTAAAATCAGTATTGAACTCAAAACTAACACAGAGGTATAATAGATAGATACTGTGAAAGCTGAAACTTGAAAATCCTATATACATCAATCAACCAATCCACAAGCCgaagagataaatatatatttgtttcagcTTAGGAAATCACATAAACATACCCGAACAATCTCTTCGTATGTCTCGTCGTCGATTTCAACAGTCGTAATAACCTCTTCAACATCACCCAGAATCATATTCAAATGCTGATCAAAAGCCTgcatacacacacatacacaaataCAAAGTAAACGATTTAGAATCTTGAAACCGAAATCAAATCTGGAATCCGAGTGGGAATGAAAACGAGAAAGTTGTAGAAAAATAGAACGAACGTGAAGCTTGCCGCGGAGTTCACGGTCAGATCGAAGCTTGACATAGATTCTCTCTTCGATACTTAAACGAATCAGATCCAGTGGCTCCCTAACGGTGGCGTCTTCCTCGacggacattttttttttgattgaaaacTTCCTCGGAGGGTTTTGAAAAATTGCGAACAAGAAAGAATGAGAACAGTCGACTCgccgatctctctctctctgacctCACGCAATCGCCACCGTTGATTTCTTAAGTATAAAGATGGTTTTTTTGGGCTCTAAAATATTGGGGCTGAGCCCATATGTTCGCTTTATATTAgttctttttttatcaatcaacTTGTAAATGTAAATACAGTAAAAGCGTATCTCATTCAATAAACTAATCTTTGATGACCATAATTAAAagcaaatttagtttttttggtaaGTAATCTAAAGATAATTAATCATCTAACAATGCAAAATAATCTAGAAGCTTGAAGGAAGTCTCCCCCATGATTATGATTAATCCATGGTTAGTGGAATTTAGCTATGTTATTAAGTCCAATCACAAGGTAAAggtatcatcaacatatacataGAACAACATAAAAGTCCAATCACAAGGTACCAATTTGTCATTTCATTAATACTactaaactttatataatatagaataatATTCGCGAGAAATGTGGacgtgaaaacaaaattaaattataaaaagaaaaaaaaaaaaaaaaaaaaaaaaccttttNACATTCAcgtttagagagagagagaagagagagagaaactctGAGGAAGGAAGCTGACCGGAAAGACGAAAGCAACACAACAAAGTTCCAAACTTTATTTCTGTAAGTTACTACTCTTCCCTTTTtgactcatctctctctctctctcttatttacCACCGCTTTTAACTTCTTCATCTGGATTCCTCTCTTACTAAAGTCTccatttttaattcaatttcccCAAGATCCAGTAGAGAAAAAGTTTACGCCTTTTTCAAATCGATTCTTGACTCCTTTTTTCTTAAGATCTGTGTGTTTCTCTGATGAGTTAGGAAGTGATTTTGGTGGAGGGAGGTGAAGAGAAATGGATACGAATTTCCCACAAGGAGGTGTAGTTCGTggtggagcttcttcttcttatggtGGATTTGATTTACAAGGCGGCTCTATGAGAATCCATCATCAAGATTCCATGAACCAGCATCGACACAATCCTAATTCACGACCACTTCATGAAGGTCTTCCTTTTACTATGGTTACAGGTCAACAAACctgtgatcatcatcatcatcaccagaaCATGTCTGTGACTGAGCAACACAAAGGTGAAAGAGACAAGAACAACTCtgtgagtgatgatgatgagccgAGTTTTACTGAAGAAGGTTGTGGTGGTGATGGTCATAATAATGAAGCTAACAAATCAACTAAAGGGTCTCCATGGCAAAGAGTTAAGTGGACTGATAAGATGGTTAAGTTGTTGATCACTGCTGTCTCTTATATAGGCGATGACTCGACTATGGATAGTGGTAGTAGAAGGAAGTTTGCTGTTTTGCAGAAGAAGGGTAAGTGGAAATCTGTTtctaaagttatggctgagagAGGTTATCATGTTTCGCCTCAGCAGTGTGAGGATAAGTTCAATGATTTGAATAAGCGGTATAAGAAGCTGAACGATATGCTTGGTAGGGGAACTTCTTGTCAGGTTGTTGAGAATCCTGCGCTTTTGGATTCGATTGGATACTTGAATGATAAAGAGAAGGATGATGTTAGGAAGATTATGAGTTCTAAACATCTTTTCTATGAAGAGATGTGTTCTTACCATAATGGGAACAGGTTGCATTTGCCTCATGACCTTGCTTTGCAGCGTTCTCTACAGTTGGCGCTGAGGAATAGGGATGAGCATGATAATGAGGAGTCTAGGAAACATCAAATGGAGGATCTTGATGATGAGGATCATGATGGGGAAGGTGATGAACATGATGAGTATGAGGAGCAGCATTATTCACATGGGGATTGTAGGGGGATTCATtatggaggtggtggtggtggtggtgggccTTTGAAGAAGATAAGACAAAGTCATAGCCATGAAGATGCAGACCATCCGAGTCATGTGAATTCTTTGGAATGCAGTAAAGGGAATTTACCTCAGATGCCGTTTTCTCAAGGTGATGTGAATCAAGGTGGGGTAGAGAGTGGGAGAGCAGCTTCGATGCAGAAACAGTGGATGGAGTCCCGGACTCTGCAGTTAGAAGAGCAGAAGCTTCAGATCCAAGTTGAATTGTTGGAATTGGAGAAACAGAGATTTAGGTGGCAGAGGTTTAGTAAGAAAAGGGATCAAGAACTCGAGAGAATGAGGATGGAGaatgaaaggatgaaacttgAGAATGATCGGATGGGATTGGAGTTAAAACAAAGAGAACTGGGTGTTGATTTATGAGGGAATTGGCTTGACAGTTCTCTTGATTGGTATATAGCTTCGCTAAATGAAAATTCATTTCTGCTGTTGTAAGCTTGCTTTGATTGAAATGATCTCGAGACTTTGATGTGAGAGATCATTGTGATTGCAtcagtgatgatgatgctgagaATATAGTGACACAGGAGTGGTTAGCATAAGCAGCTCTCTAAGGTTTGCTTTAATTTAACCTTTCAGTCACTTTTTCCATGTATACCGTATGGCTTGAAGTTATGGTTAATAACATCATTCTGCTGTAGACATCTTAATCCAATTTTCTGGGGTGTAACCAGTGTTGCAATATTAAGCCAGTTTGCCAATGAGGTGTTGTGTGTTCTTTCACATGGAACCTTAAGTTATTTTGAACTATGTCGAATGAACGAGATTCCTAAACTAAACTGTGAATAACCTTACTGAAAACTAAAAtttcttccctttttctttttctaacttGGATCCAGAGAAAACCTTTTGCAAATTATTCTTTGGATCATATCTCCTTTACTAGACAATGAATCAGACCTGTTTGCGTTTTGCCTTTACCTTGTTTTAAGACTCTTCAGTTTGAGAATGTTGAATTTGTCCGAAGAATCATGAACCCAAATTTGAAAGGTTTCTCCAGGTTTGACCTCACGTGTTCTTTTAACATGAATGTAAAACATGTTCCTCACTGAAAAAGCCTGTTGTGTTTGCCTGTTTTTGGTCCATCTCATGCTTGCTTCTCCTTTCTagttttcatttctctttttttggtgGTAGGTGATGAGAATCTTCTTTCCTTCCTGTTGTTTCAAATTAGAGTTTTCTGGATACTTAATAGTTTACTAACAAAGAAAGAACTTCttcattatcaaattttaagcATCCTGAAAACTCCAACTTGAATCGAACTCTACTTCTGGCTCTACAGGTTCTGTGTAAACGTTTTTGCTCACTGCTTTATAGACCTGTGTAGTTGAAATCTTGAAAAGATTCATTTTGTAGCATACTTAGTGATGCAATGATCATATATAAGAAGTCAAGCAAGTCTGCCTTGGTGTTTATGGTTCAGCTTTGTTGCTTGGAAACGGAACCCGGTTCCTAATCAAACATGCTCTGTTTGTCACAGTTAACTTTTGTTTGTTCACATTGACTAAACGGGAAGTCATTTTGATGCGATAAtcaatgttgacaaaaaaaggtAACTGTGACAAAGACTCAAGTTGACGAGAGCCCAAATGGTTACTTCTATATTGTCAAATAGTACCTATTCTTCCCAACTGTTATGGTTTTTTAAtccttcaaaacaaaacaaaaaacaaattgttaaaTGGAAGCAAACGTAGACGTTGGGATATATTATATGTCATAAGAAGCATACTTCAACGCCCCCTTGTATTAAACTGATAAGGACTTACTCTTGATCGCCATTTAAGTAGAAAATGTCTTGGCTGTGTAATTGGACAATGAATTATATAGTATTATAAGATTCTGGAAGCAAAGTAAAGAGGAAACTAAGAATGGGTCTCCCAAGAATCTAGACAGATGATTTGAAGAGCcctgcttttttttcttataagatGCATATATAGCTGAGATAAGAGAAAAGTATAAGAGGAACAAGTtgtttggagagaaagaaacaaaataagatgAAGGTGCAAGATCTATTCTTGGTGGCTATTTTCTGCCTTTCTTATACGCAGCTGGTCAAGGGACAACCTTGCCCAAGTACTAGATGTGGCAATGTCAAAATCGAGTACCCTTTTGGCATTTCTTCAGATTGTTACCATGACAACGATCCCAGTTTCAAACTcatttgtaaggaagagaagcTATTCCTTAAGAATCTTGAAGTGCTCAGCATTTCTCACAGCAGCCAGCTACGCGTCATGGTTCCTAAATCATTCTCTTGCTTTAATAGTCAAGGGAATATCACTAGTTGGAGTTACTTCAGGGGTCCTAACCTTGGTAACTTGACTCTCTCCGAAAACAACAAGCTAACTGCAATAGGTTGTAACACTTTCGCATTTCTGACCGCTTTTGGAACTCGAAAAAACTCATCAGTTGGATGCACATCATTATGTGAATCTACCCCAGTGGAAAACAGAGAATGTAATGGTGCAGGTTGCTGTCAGAACGCCGTCCCAGAAGCCAGCAATCGTTTCAATTTCAGCCCATATACGTTTACCTACCAGAAGACTTCTGAGCGTACCTATATTAGTAATTGCATTTACGCCTTTCTCGTTGAAAATGGGACGTTTGAGTTCAATGGTGGGGAAGATTTTAACAATCTGCGGAATGTCACGCACTTTCCAGTGGTATTAGATTGGTCTATTGGAAACCAGACATGCGAGCAAGTTGGTAGAGGCATATGCATTGGGGAGAACAGCAAATGTTCCAATTCTACTACCAAAACGGGGTATGTCTGCGTATGTGAAGATGGTTATCATGGGAATCCATATCTTGGTTGCCAAGGTACTTCATGTTAATTTACTCTAATCTTTGTTATTTTAGGTGTTAATCGTTTCACTCACATTCTTGTTTCATCTTGTACTCGTTTTCCGTGGGCCAGATATCAATGAATGTGCTAATACTGACCCTATCCGAAAACACAACTGTGCCGATTCCAACACCTGTGAAAACACGCCTGGAAGTTTTCATTGTAACTGCCAGTCTGGTTTTAACTTAATTGCCACTAACTCTACTATGACCTGCTTACCTATACACACGCCTGTATATGTTCCGCCTGTATATGTTAGATGGACTC encodes the following:
- the LOC104756475 gene encoding exocyst complex component SEC5B-like isoform X1, with the translated sequence MSSDSDDFDEDELLQMALKEQSQRDLTYQKPSSAASRKPVANLVQQPRKQKTAAAPPPRKSSGGAKAARKPSMDEDDESEVELLSISSGDEDVGNDPGRDGGGGGGRGRGGSGKERGRSRKEDNVAWDGVEPDCWKRVDEAELARRVRDMRESRTAAPVTEKLERKVSGGKKAVLTSLQSFPRGMECIDPLNLGIIDNKTLRLITESSESLSKAEKVDNALREKLVYTSDYFDPKLFLSRIHQETSAADLESGARALKSDLKGRNLQRKQLVKDNFDCFVSCKTTIDDIESKLKRIEDDPDGSGTTHLFNCMKSVTSRASRAFEPLFERQAQAEKIRSVQGMLQRFRTLFNLPSIIRSSISKGEYDLAVREYKKAKSIALPSHVNILKRVLEEVEKVMQEFKCTLYRSMEDPKIDFTSLENTVRLLLELEPESDPVWHYLNVQNQRIHGLLEKCTFDHEARMEILRNQVHERALSDAKWRQIQQNGVQLSDDTSSIEDNQVQVDLPSVESAGKEHDALRGRYIKRLTAAIVYHLPAFWKTALSIFNGKFAKSSQVNDISKAEEKVEEVRYISHSLEEVAGMIRNTISVYEEKVQITFHDFDESYILHPYMSDAINEVSKACQAFEAKESAPHSAVMALRKVKVEITKIYIQRLCSWMRASTEEISKEETWIPVSMLERNRSPYSISYLPLAFRSVIISGMEQINLMILSFKGEAARSEDMIAHIEEILISVRLAFLNCFLDFAAHLEQIGADLSQGTSKRESWQNGYPNDHQEEPSINAPESVVDPHKQLLMILSNIGYCQDELASELYNKYKYTWSQSREVDDDNSDLQDLMMSFSGLGEKVLEHYTFAKANLIRTAATNYLLDSGIQWGAAPPVKGIRDNAVELLHTLVAVHAEVFAGAKPLLDKILGTLVEGLIDTFLSLLEENRSDDLSSIDANGFCQLMLELEYFETILNPYLTVDATESLKSLQGAVLEKATESISETVENSPGRHQRKPTRGSEDAISDDKQSSVSPDDLLALAQQCTSGMLQLELEKTRLNSACFVETIPLDPMPADAYSRTSMDSPSRNYREPQSVGSPVQARPRRR
- the LOC104756475 gene encoding exocyst complex component SEC5B-like isoform X2, translated to MVWSLIAGNEWMKLRVRDMRESRTAAPVTEKLERKVSGGKKAVLTSLQSFPRGMECIDPLNLGIIDNKTLRLITESSESLSKAEKVDNALREKLVYTSDYFDPKLFLSRIHQETSAADLESGARALKSDLKGRNLQRKQLVKDNFDCFVSCKTTIDDIESKLKRIEDDPDGSGTTHLFNCMKSVTSRASRAFEPLFERQAQAEKIRSVQGMLQRFRTLFNLPSIIRSSISKGEYDLAVREYKKAKSIALPSHVNILKRVLEEVEKVMQEFKCTLYRSMEDPKIDFTSLENTVRLLLELEPESDPVWHYLNVQNQRIHGLLEKCTFDHEARMEILRNQVHERALSDAKWRQIQQNGVQLSDDTSSIEDNQVQVDLPSVESAGKEHDALRGRYIKRLTAAIVYHLPAFWKTALSIFNGKFAKSSQVNDISKAEEKVEEVRYISHSLEEVAGMIRNTISVYEEKVQITFHDFDESYILHPYMSDAINEVSKACQAFEAKESAPHSAVMALRKVKVEITKIYIQRLCSWMRASTEEISKEETWIPVSMLERNRSPYSISYLPLAFRSVIISGMEQINLMILSFKGEAARSEDMIAHIEEILISVRLAFLNCFLDFAAHLEQIGADLSQGTSKRESWQNGYPNDHQEEPSINAPESVVDPHKQLLMILSNIGYCQDELASELYNKYKYTWSQSREVDDDNSDLQDLMMSFSGLGEKVLEHYTFAKANLIRTAATNYLLDSGIQWGAAPPVKGIRDNAVELLHTLVAVHAEVFAGAKPLLDKILGTLVEGLIDTFLSLLEENRSDDLSSIDANGFCQLMLELEYFETILNPYLTVDATESLKSLQGAVLEKATESISETVENSPGRHQRKPTRGSEDAISDDKQSSVSPDDLLALAQQCTSGMLQLELEKTRLNSACFVETIPLDPMPADAYSRTSMDSPSRNYREPQSVGSPVQARPRRR
- the LOC104756476 gene encoding sm-like protein LSM3A, with the translated sequence MSVEEDATVREPLDLIRLSIEERIYVKLRSDRELRGKLHAFDQHLNMILGDVEEVITTVEIDDETYEEIVRTTKRTLPFLFVRGDGVILVSPPLRTT
- the LOC104756477 gene encoding uncharacterized protein LOC104756477, with product MDTNFPQGGVVRGGASSSYGGFDLQGGSMRIHHQDSMNQHRHNPNSRPLHEGLPFTMVTGQQTCDHHHHHQNMSVTEQHKGERDKNNSVSDDDEPSFTEEGCGGDGHNNEANKSTKGSPWQRVKWTDKMVKLLITAVSYIGDDSTMDSGSRRKFAVLQKKGKWKSVSKVMAERGYHVSPQQCEDKFNDLNKRYKKLNDMLGRGTSCQVVENPALLDSIGYLNDKEKDDVRKIMSSKHLFYEEMCSYHNGNRLHLPHDLALQRSLQLALRNRDEHDNEESRKHQMEDLDDEDHDGEGDEHDEYEEQHYSHGDCRGIHYGGGGGGGGPLKKIRQSHSHEDADHPSHVNSLECSKGNLPQMPFSQGDVNQGGVESGRAASMQKQWMESRTLQLEEQKLQIQVELLELEKQRFRWQRFSKKRDQELERMRMENERMKLENDRMGLELKQRELGVDL